The following nucleotide sequence is from Saimiri boliviensis isolate mSaiBol1 chromosome 6, mSaiBol1.pri, whole genome shotgun sequence.
AGGAGGAGGGTTACGAGCTCCCCTACAACCCTGCCACTGACAACTATGCTGTGCCATCCACCCAGAGCACAAAGCCCCTCCCTGCTGCCAAGTCCCAGGGCCCGCCTTCTCTGAACCTAGTACTGCAACTGACAGTAGCAGCAAACGCCACAGCTCAGCCCTCTACAGCCAGTCCAGAAGAGCAGGGCCTCAGGGAGCTGGGACTGTGGGCTCTCTAGAGTAGGGACTGACAGGACTGGGGTCAAGTCAAAGGTTCCACCTGAGAAGGAGGGCAAGGCTGAGGTTGCTGAGGAGGACCATGGGGAGGTGGCACTAGGGATCAAAGAAAATGGTTAGAACCAGCAGAAGCCAGAGGGTGGGAGGGGCCATGCTGTGTGAGACCAGGGTACCAGAGGGGTGGGGGACCAGAGGGATGGGGGAGTCAAGGGAAGGACAGTCAATCCTGGGAAGTCCTAAGAAGTGGGGCAGATGGCAGGGCTGAGGGATGGGCTCTGCATTcccctaatgccatccctcccccacttccccagaGGAATGGACAGCTGCAGGAGCGGGTCTGTGGAAAGTGGAGCATGGTCAGAGTGGGTGCAGTTTGAGGGGCCTGTGGTGAGGCATCAGGGAGATGCTGGACTGTACCTGGATCCTTACCCCGCCATTGTTCTTTGacagagatatatttttaaaaatttaaattattgggccaggcacagtggctcacacctgttatcccagcactttgggaagccatggcgggtggatcatgaggtcaggagtccgagaccagcttggccaacatggtgaaaccccatctctactaaaaatacaaaaattagctgggtgaggtggtgggcacctgtaatcccagctacttgggaggctaggcaggagaattgcttgaacccaggaggcagagattgcagtgagccaagatcatgccactgcactccagcctgggtgacagagtgagactccgtctcaaaaaaaaaagaaaaaaaaacagggagaagGAGTtctggtgctggtggtggttaAATAGCTGAtttaatgtgccaggcactattcaaatactttatatatatatatatatatatatatatatatatatatattttttttttttttttttttttttttttttttgagatggagttttgctcttgttacccaggctggagtgcaatggcgcgatctcagctcaccgcaacctccgcctcctgagttcaggcaattctcctgcctcagcctcctgagtagctgggattataggcacgcgccaccatgcccagctaattttttgtatttttagtagagacggggtttcaccgtgttgaccaggatggtctcgatctcttgacctcgtgatccacccgcctcggcctcccaaagtgctgggattacaggcttgagccaccgcgcccggcactttatatattttaagttatctaatcataaaaataaactaatttaagctgggcatggtgccctgtgcctgtagtcctagctactgaaaaggccgaggcaggaggatcacttgagctcaggagtttgaggctgcagtgatcatgccactgcactccagcctgggcaacagagtgagaccctgtctcaaaaaataataataaaaataaaaataaataaacgagAGGTCTGGATCGTGGTATCTGAGAGAGCCAGAGCCAGGGCCTTAGGCAGCATTGGGACTCCGCCTCCCCTCTATCTCTGCTTGTCCCTGCACACAAGCTTCAGTTGCTCCTAGTGCTGGTCAGCTTCACTGGGAAAGGGATATGGCCACCTGCAAATTCCTCAGATGAGGAAGGACTTTCTTCCAGACACAGGTTGACCCACAAGGGAAGAAGTTTTCTGTCCCTAGGGAGAGGAGAAATGAAGAGGGCAGGATGATCCCTCTTCAGAGAGTGCAGAGTGGAGCCAGGGGATGGGGATTTCTTCCCTAGAAGCAAGGGCAGAATTCTCCAGTTCAAAGATTTCAGATTAGCCTAATTCATTCATTGGACAAACAGGTAAGAGAGGACCTATGACAGACAGATGGGCTAGGCACCACAGTAGGGCTGGGAAGTGAGTGAGAAACGAGAGGACATAGTTCTGCCCGGACCTTGCACTGTATTGCAAACACTTCAACAAGGTCATCTGGGTAACCAGAGAGGGAGGTACTACTACGGGACACTGCAGTGATGCCCAGCCTAGTCTAGCAGCATCAAGGAAGGCTTCCAGGAAGTAGTGATATCTAAATTGAGACCCAGTTGATAAATAGGAGTCAACCAGGTTtgggtttgtttgattttgcttGTTTTACGTGGGAGAGCAGGGAATGAAGTGGGCATTCTAGCCAGAGAGAACAGCTCTGAACCAAAAGATTAGAGTATGACAGCTGTAAAGAAAACCAGGACGGGGGGAAGGCAGACTAGGGCGCTAACGCTGAGGACATGGTGGGCCAGCAAGAGCTTGGACTTGATCGTGAGGGCAATAGAGAGCCATAGGAGGGTCTTAGAGCAGTGGCCCCATCTGATCTCCCAATTCTGAGACCCCCTGGGCTCCCTGTAGAGGATGTATTGAGAGGGAGAGGAACACTTCACACACCAGAAGGGAGAATTTTTTGAAGCAGTTGATCTGTCAGGTCTCAATCTCTACAAGTTTAGACCTACAAAGTcatttgagaaaaacagaaaataacaagtgtcgACAAGGATGCGTTGAAATTGGAATACTGGTGCATTGCTGGTGAGAGCGGAAAATGGAAAAGCCTCTATGGAAATCATTACAGCaattccttgaaaaataaaaagagaattactatatgatccagcaattccacttctgggtgtatatcaaaaagaattgaaagcagataCAAATATCTTAAGCAGATAtgtgtacacccatgttcacagcagcattattcacaaccgctaaaatgtggaagcaacccaagtgcccatggatggatggatagataagtAAAGGGGGTATATAAATGGAATGTAagccaaaaagacaaatattgggCTGGACatagaggctcacacctgtaatcccagcaccctgggaggctgaagtgggaggatcacttgagcccagaaggtcaaggcagcagtgagctatgatcccaccactgcactgcagcctgggtgacagagtaagactacctaaaaaataaatagccgggcgcggtggctcaagcctgtaatcccagcactttgggaggccgaggcgggtggatcacgaggttgagagatcgagaccatcctggtcaatatggtgaaaccccgtctctactaaaaatacaaaaaattagctgggcatggtggcacatgcctgtaatcccagctactcaggaggctgaggcaggagaattgcctgaacccaggaggcggaggttgcggtgagctgagatcgcgccattgcactccagcctgggtaataagagcgaaactccgcctcaaaaaaaaaataaataaataaaaataaataaataaataaataaacaaacactgtACGATTCCACTTATACGGGGTCTCTAGTCAAAGTAACAGAGAccagccagcctggacaacatcgtgagacccccatctctacaaaagatttaaaaattagtgaggcatggtggtgtgcatgcatagtcccagctactcagaaggctgaggcaggaggatcgcttgaccccaggaattcAAAACTGCACCATGATCTGGCAgctacactccagcttgagcagcaGAGTGCAAgtctctgtctgaaaaaaacaaaaaaaatcacagcgacagaaagaaaaatggtggtTTGTAGGGAGGATGGGGAAATAGGAGgtgttgtttaatgggtacagaggtTTGATTTTTACAGGATGCAAAGAGTTATGGAGATGgatgtattaatatataaatatgattgTATTTAATACCACAGAACTATAGCTTAAAAtggctaagatggtaaattttatgtaatgtgtattttgccacaataaaaaaatttttgaaagacgGTAATTTGAGAAACCTCGAAGAAATCCCCTGGCCTGGAGTGGTTACAGAGATTGGGCACGGAGAGTCCTCTTGCGAAGCCCAGAACGGATGGTGGggagggatcacctgaggagaGATGCATTTCCGTCTGTCCTGACAAACTTGGGGAGAATTCCAGGAGTCCTTCCATCAAGCCCCAAGGACATCAGCTGGAAATAAAGACACGCCCTTCCCCGCGTCTTCTCCTTGAGTCTTGGACTCCCCAACTGCAGGACCTGCCAAGATCGGTGGAGAAGGCTGGGGGCTGAGTGGACTGAGCTGCCCGACTCAGCTCAGGAGCAGCGGAGGAGTTCTCTGTTTCGTTCTCCTGGTGAGGATTCTGAATGGGTCCTGCTGTGTCGGAGCACGGAGAGCTGGTGACTGAATCTGCAGGGATGTCTGTAGCCAGGTGCAGACTGAGTCTAGGTGGTTTTCCTGGAGAAAAAAAGCGGGTCTCTGGAGGACAGGGGTAAGAGACTGAAGAACAATAAAGAGTCCATGGGGCGCGCTCTCTTCCTGACATCTATCACAAACACACCCTGTGCCCAAGGCCACGTGAGAGGGTCGCACACCGCATATGGAGTTGAGGgaactgggggagggagaggcgCGCGGGCCCTGAAGGTGCAGGGTCCGTGGGCCTCGGGACAAGTCAGGGTAGAGGGACCTGGCTCCCACAACTCTCCCCCTCCGCAGCCCTTTGGGGGCTGCCCCCAGAGCCTCCAGCACCATCGCTGGGCCTCCTCTGTCCTCCAGTGCTCGCGTCTAAGCTCCCCAGAGGTGCTTTctctctgccctcagcctctGCTCCTGCGCTTGTGGCTGTCCCTGGCCCTGTCTCTGAGACTGTCCCTGGGCATGTGTCTGTCTCACGATTCCTGCCTCTGTTTTGTCTCATCCCTCTCCTGTTCTCCGTAGCAATCCTGGTTGCCGTCCGTGTTTCATCCCGACCCCTTCTGTTTCCTTGCCTGCCTCACTCTTTCTCGTCCCCCTCTGTCCCTGTCTCCCCATGTCTCTCTCTTATCCTcatctcctgtctctgccttgtCCCCGCTCCATCCCGTCTCCCTCTGTGTACCTGTATCTCTTGCCTCTGTCTCCATCACTGTTTCTGTCCCTTCCCTCCCGGTCTCTGCCTCCTCTGTCTACCCACGTCCACTCCCTGTACCCATCCCAGGCTCCATCTCTTCCCGGTCTCCATCCCCCTTCCTGGGCCGCCTCCGCAGCCTCCGCCGGGTTGGGACCTCGCTAGGGGCGGGGCAGAGGGGCCGGATCGGAATAACTCGGTTATCAGAGCGAATTGAATTAACTTCACACACAGGCCCTTCCGCGGGGCCGCAGGTGGGGAGGCCCAGGAAAGGGGTCGGGACCCTCAGGCCTCGGACTCTCCGTAGAGACCGAAGGTCTGGTCCGGATTGGGGCAGGATAGGGACACCGGGGATAGGGTCCCGCGCATCCCCGCTCCACATGTATAGAGAGCCCTAAGAGGCCGGCAGGGAGCCTTCGGGGTGGGGGTCGGGGTGGCTGAGGGCGGGTTCTGGGCCGCGCAGGCCCCGCCCCCCAGGAtctcgccccgccccgccccctccgcgGGGTCCTGCGCGTTAAAAGGCGCGCGGACCGGGCGGGCTGCACTTGCGTTGCACCCGGGCGGAGTGCGGCCGCGACGGGGCGGGCGGACTCTCGGGCGCTCAGAGCTAGCCTCGGGTCTTCGGAGCCTGGCGCTCGAACCTCCCTTCCGACCTCCACCCGGACCCCGACCCCGACCCGGCCTGGcccggcccccgcccccgccccccgggCCGATGGACTACTCCTACCTCAATTCGTACGACTCGTGCGTGGCGGCCATGGAGGCGTCGGCCTACGGCGACTTTGGCGCCTGCAGCCAGCCCGGCGGCTTCCAATACAGCCCCCTGCGGCCCACCTTCCCCGCGGCAGGGCCGCCCTGCCCCGCACTCGGCTCTTCCAACTGCGCGCTTGGCGCCCTACGCGACCACCAGCCCGCGCCCTACTCGGCAGGTGAGCGCAGCCCCGGTCCAGCTCTCCCTCCAATTCCTGCAGAATCCCCGGGCCCGCTCGCCAAATAAATGCGACTGTCCCCCTCAGCTGCCCCCATTCCTGCCTTGGCCAGACCCTCCAATGCCCCGAGAGACCCCCAGAATACTAGGTTTCCCTCCGCAAGCATGAGCCTCGCCCTGTCATCgctcctgtttctttttctcgtTGCCAGATCTCTGCCTCGTACCCTTCAGGTGAAGGAAATAGATCCCCATCCACCTCTGGGCCCCTTGTTAggccttcccctccccacctgcaAAGACTGATCACTAAACCTCTACAAGCCCTGGATCTTTGAAAAAGGCTCCCAGCTCAGTCCTATCAACACTTATCACCCCACCCAATCACCCCTGCCCCACAAGATGCATGACCCCCCAGCAAGGACCTCTGCCGGAAGCTGAGCTGCCCAGAGGGGAAGCTTCCTAGAGCCCCGGTGGCCATCAGGCCCCTCCCGCCCTGTCTTGGACCCATCCTGCCTGGACCCGAACCCTTCAGCAGCCACCAAAACCAGATCTAGTAGCCCGCAATAAAGGGGCCCGGGTCATTAAACCACTTGTATTTCCCCATTTCCCTACAGACCCTCCCAGCTAGAGTCCTGCAGAACCCAGAAGCAGCTCCTGCATCCCCAAGATTTTTTATCTAAGTCCCTGTCCAAACCCTCAACCTCACTGAGCTTCTCAGTCATCCCATCCCTCTGATTGGAGTCCCAGCCTGCCCTATGGaattttcttatctcttttccTCTTGGGAAAACCACCTGGGACCCAAGTAGAAGACTGGGGCCTAAGGGCCGGGTGtgacgcctggaatcccagcactttgggaggccaaggcgggtggatcacttgaggtcaggagtttgagaccagcctgaccaacatgatgaaaccccatctctactaaaaaaaaaaaaaaaaaaaaaaaaaaattagccgggcgtgatgtcccacgcctgtaatcccatctacttaggaggctgaggtaggagaattgcttgaaaccgggaggcagaggttgcaacgagttgagactgtgccattgcactcatttgagcgacagaatgagactccgtctcaaaaaaaaaaaaaaaaaaaaaaaaaaaaaaaaaatccctagggTGGGAACTGCGGGGAGAGATATGAAAAATGAGAACCAGGGTGGGAAGATTGGGTACCCTGAACCATGAGGGTGAGGATTAGGGAGAGGGGAGACAGGCTCCAGAGATACAGGGTTTTGAGACCGGGGAGATGGGGATAAGGTACAGAGAGATGGGAGCAGAGGTGGAAGCACTGGAAATCCTAGGAGAAATGGGGACTCGGGGTTGGGGAGACAGATAAAAATCATGTGATGGGACCAAGAGAGATTAGAATAGAGATTAGGAAGATGGGGATACAAATGGGGTGCTGGAGGCAAGAATCAAGGGAGATGGAGACCTAGAGAGATGGACAAAGATGGAGATTGGAGACCACTGATGAATATGGTGATCTAAACGAGGGTTAGGGACAGGGAAGGGAGATACTGTCAGAGACCCTGTCTGTGGGGCAGTGGAGACTGGGATGGGTATAGGAAGAGTCTTGGGGGCTGAGTGTTGGCTTTGGAGGAGATGTGACATGGAGAAGGTGCctggggaggaagaagaagggcaAAGAGAAGATGGAAGAAGTCTTCTAAAAGAGAAGAGTGACCAAGAAGGGGAAAATTGAAGAGAGATTCAAATGGAGGAAGATAAGGAAGAGGAGAGATTAACATCTAAGGGAGAATGGGGGTCAGGGGTGTGGGGCAGGGTTGAAGAAATGAAGCTTGGAAAAGGGAGAGGTGGATAGGTAGAGGGAGCCAAATCTGTATACAGCTGAGAGCCCGTGGGAAGGTTGGTGGTAGGGCTTGAAAGGAGGGCGAGTGGGAGGGTCTCCGCTGCAGAGCCTTGGCTCAGAACTGGATAGTGGGGAGACTGGCAATGGTGATGAGACCTGACAGACATCCAGTACCAGGGTTGACAGAGCAGGACCTGAAGTGAGGGAGCAGATGAgctgagagaaaggaagggagggctGGAGCCAGGGGTTCAATGGGGGTGCAGGGAGCAGGCGGAGGTGGATGGAACAGGGCATGGGAGGAGGGCGACGACAGCGGTGGGGGTCTTGGCTGGAGTATTGGATTATGGTTTCCTCTTGGGGCTCAAGTCTCCCTGATTTCCATCTGCCTTTATTCCACCAGCTCCATTGAGTGATAGGGAGAACGCCTGGCCCCAGGCTGCCGCGACCTAGAAGAGGGACCAGGCCAGGGACAGGGGAGGTGTGCGATTCCCCCTAGAACTGGACACAAGGGGTTGAACTCTGCTTCTCACTCCCCCATCCTCGTTGCCCTCCCTCCTGCACACACCCGCAGTGCCCTACAAGTTCTTCCCAGAGCCGTCTGGCCTGCACGAGAAGCGCAAGCAGCGGCGCATCCGCACCACGTTCACCAGCGCGCAGCTTAAGGAACTGGAACGCGTCTTCGCGGAAACTCACTACCCCGACATTTACACACGTGAAGAGCTGGCGCTCAAGATCGACCTCACTGAGGCTCGCGTGCAGGTGcgtgtatgcacgtgtgtgttcGAGATTGTGTGCGCCTGGAAGGAGGTGTGGGAACTTTAATGCCTGacacctgggggtgggggaatccTTCGCGCTGCAGCCCGAAGGCAGGGCGCAGTCCTAGTGTGTTTGGGCAGCCTCGGGAGGCAGCAGGGCCAGGACTTGGAGACCCTTAGGAGACCTGATCTGTTTAGCTCCAGGCTGCCTCCGCTTCGATTCAGGCTACCTCGGCTCTGTCTCCCTCCTAGGGCAGGACATTCCGAATGATGCTTGAGCTAGGAGGGAGGAGTGGGAGCCCCAGGAGACTTCAGGGCGGAGCTGAGGAGGAGTGGGAGCTTGCCAGTCAGCACCCCTGGGGTTCCCTACTCCGACGCTGCAGCTTTGAAAACCTggagcccgggaggctgaggttgtgacAGGCGCAGGGCCGAAGAGAGCCGAGCTAGAGCAGGCTGTTGTCTGTTTGTACAACTCCGTGTACAGATGTTCAGTTGGTACGCATTGACTGGACGCTCTGGACAAAAGGTTTTTCTGGTGCCCTAAACTGCTCTCCACCGCCCTGGAACACTCCAGGAGGGAAATCCCAGAGCTTCCTAAAAGAAGGAATTGGGGGAAGAACTTAGGGTGAGAGGGACGAAGGCAGGATCCCCTCCAGGAGTCCAAGAGTGCTGGGAGGCAGCGGAGTCCGCGGGTGAGTGGATCCCAAGGGCAAGAACCCAGGGATCTGAAGGCAGGAGCCAGTGGAGCCAGCGGGCTGTGTATGCACGGAAGGGCCGAAGGCCCCTCCAACAAGTAAGAACCCAGGCCGGGTTCTTTCCGAACCAGGATCTCACTCGAGCCTTGCGGCCGCGGGCTGACCCCATGCGTTCTCCAGGCTGACTGGCCCCTGTGCCCGCAGGTCTGGTTCCAGAACCGCCGGGCCAAGTTCCGCAAACAGGAGCGCGCGGCCAGCGCCAAGGGCACGGCGGGCACGGCGGGCGCCAAAAAGGGCGAGGCGCGCTGCTCCTCCGAGGACGACGACTCTAAGGAGTCCACGTGCAGCCCCACGCCCGACAGCACCGCgtcgctgccgccgccgccgcctgcaCCTGGCCTGGCCAGCCCACGCCTGAGCCCCAGCCCGCTGCCTGTTGCCCTGGGCTCCGGACCGGGGCCTGGGCCGGGGCCACAGCCGCTCAAGGGCGCATTGTGGGCCGGCGTGACGGGCGGTGGGGGCGGTGGACCCGGCGCCGGCGCAGCCGAACTACTTAAGGCCTGGCAGCCGGCCGAGTCGGGCCCCGGGCCCTTCTCCGGGGTTCTGTCCTCCTTTCACCGGAAGCCCGGCCCCGCATTGAAGAACAATCTCTTCTAGCCGCCGGCCTCTGGAGGCTCCTAGCCTGCCCCCTGCCCCTCCAGGAACAGACAGCCCCTCCCATCCTGGCCGCCCATCTGGAAGTTGCTACCCGTCCCCACTCTCTACTGTCTCACCCCTGGGTGTGTCCTCCCCAATTCTGGAGACAAAGTCAGGGCCACTCTCGTCCTCACCCACCCTCTAGCTTGGCCTTCTTTGGAGGCGGGATCACATGAGGCCTGTCAGTAACAGTGCCCTCAAAGTGAAGGTCCTCAAGAAGCAGCACAGCCCCCTTCCCTGGCTCTGCAGTGGCTGGGTCCACCCTTACCTTCGTGACCACGAGTCTGCTGACTCGCCCCTCGGGGCCGCCTTCCCTGGCTCTGCAATGGCTGGGTCAATCCTTACCTTGGTGACTAGAAAAGCCCGCTGCCCCACGCCGCAGGCCCACCTGCCCTAACCCCACCCATACAGAGGCTGATGGTCGCTGGGATAATCAGTGGCCAGTATCACTTCATCCTGTATCCCCTCTCTTCCCTAGCCCACCTGGCACAGAGTGGACCCGTTAGAGGACTGGAGGGGCTGCCCAAGGAAAAGGACAGAGGGGTTCTCTTTTTTTCCCGATTTTTTTGGTTgtcctttttctttgaaaaacttgTAATTTATTGAGGTGAGTTTCACTCAATCcaaataaaacttaatttattgAAGACATCACACTGAAACCCTTTTGAGTGCCCAGGATGGGGACAGGCTGCCTGCAAGACCCTGTCCCAGGCTGAGACCCGAGAGGAACCTCCCTCCCGGCACCGCCCTGCATCCCCAGCGCAGGGCAGCACAGACCAGGAGACAGTGAGAACTAAGCAAACTGGCACTTTATGGCTGAGATCCTGCCCCACCCCAACCAACCCCAATATTAAggtgccctccctccctccccaaaccCACACAAAACAGCTTAAATAAACCCCGGCCCGGTTCTCGGGCTATTCCTTCATTTCCGGATGGacacctgcccccacccccagcggGAGAGGGAAGTCCTAGTGGAGCTTTTCTCCTGTGGTTCAGGCCCAGTGGAGGGCCACAGAAACACTGGTAAAAGTGGGGGCCCAGACGTACCCAAATGGACCCCTGCGGGCACCcctggggctgggaggtggggtcCAGTAAAAGGACAGCACCAGAGTAACCAGCATTCTCGGTAACCATGGCAACTGATCTTCTGCCCTGAGCCTAAAAAGGCCATGGACAGGATGTCCTCATTAGGGCTCCAAATGATTGGGTAGTAGGGAATGCAGATCCCCAATAAATAGGCACCCCAATAATAGGCAGAGAGATACTGCCCTGACCCTCACTAACTTTTCAACCCTGGGGCCATAGGTGGGCCTTGGTAGCAGGGAGGGGCACTGAGTTCGCAGCTTTGTGGTGCCTCCGCTATCACTTGCTGAGCTGCAGGGTGTCCAGAAGGAGGCGCTTGTGAGCTGGGTCCTGCACCCCAGCCTCCTCCAGGTCCTCCTCGGTGATGTCACTGTGGGGTAAAAGAGGCTTGGAAGTGAGATGGGCTAGGGGGTCCTGAGGGCACCAGCTCCGCCCCCGGGGTCAGCCCCTCCCCAACCTGAGAAACTCCAAGTCGTCCCAGCCATTATGCACCAGGCCCTCCTCATAGCGCTCCAAGCCGATGGCACGCAGCCAGGCGCCCATGCCCGCCTCGCCCAGCCCGCTGGCCCGCCCGCCCTGCGGGCACGGAGCCTAAGAAAACAGGGCATGTCAGGAGGAGCTCAGTGCCCCCTATAGAAACACCTGCAGACAGTCACATTCTGCTGCATGCTctggggaaaagggagggaagggctgggctgCTTCATGTGTCTCCCAACTTCCTGGTGCTCAGTTCAGGGTAGAGGGGACATCCTGAGTGCTGAATGGTGCAGTGAAATGGTACCAGTCTGTAGGCAAGCACAGTCCTCAGGCACACCCAGACAGCCACCCTGCTCCACACACCTCCTCTGCCAGGTCCTCCTGGATGCTCTCCCGGATACGGGGTGGAGGGAAGCTGAGGGGCCGGCCATAGTCAGAGGGCAGTCCCCGGGGTGGCTGCAGTTCCAGGGGGCCTGGGAGGAGTGCTGAGCGTGCAGGCCCAGCAGGGGCGTAGTCCACCTCGCTCAGCGTCTTGGCCATCTGCAGCACCGAGCAGGACCGGTCATCCCCACTGGCCACTTCCCCTAGGAAAGTGCTGGCTGGTGAGGGGCCTGGGGGCAGTGGGGGCCTTGGATGGGCCTTGGGAGGCGGTGGGCCACGGGCCTCACCCCCACCACGACCCCGGACCAGTGGCCCTGGTAAAGGATCCAGGCTGGGGGGCAGAAAGATGGCTGAGTCTGGCAGTGGTGGAGGTGGAAAGTCTGGAGGGGGCAGAGTGCCTCCAGACTCCTCATCTGAAGAACTCCCCTCTCCCACACGAGGGGGTCGGTGGCGCCCAAGCTGTGGAGCAGGCACTGTGATTGCCACTTTGTTCTTGGTGGCAGGTGGGACAGGGGCCCTGGCAGGCGAGGGTGGCTCCGGGGGCAGCAGCTGGTGTGGGACCCCTTCAAGGACGTAGTAGGCAGGGTTATTGAAGCTGTTCTTGGGTGGAGGGGCCACCAGCCCTTCTGGTTCAGGAGCTCCCTCTGACTTCAACCTGGGTG
It contains:
- the PHOX2A gene encoding LOW QUALITY PROTEIN: paired mesoderm homeobox protein 2A (The sequence of the model RefSeq protein was modified relative to this genomic sequence to represent the inferred CDS: inserted 2 bases in 1 codon) — protein: MDYSYLNSYDSCVAAMEASAYGDFGACSQPGGFQYSPLRPTFPAAGPPCPALGSSNCALGALRDHQPAPYSAVPYKFFPEPSGLHEKRKQRRIRTTFTSAQLKELERVFAETHYPDIYTREELALKIDLTEARVQDLTRALRPRADPMRSPXADWPLCPQVWFQNRRAKFRKQERAASAKGTAGTAGAKKGEARCSSEDDDSKESTCSPTPDSTASLPPPPPAPGLASPRLSPSPLPVALGSGPGPGPGPQPLKGALWAGVTGGGGGGPGAGAAELLKAWQPAESGPGPFSGVLSSFHRKPGPALKNNLF